In Lewinellaceae bacterium, a single window of DNA contains:
- a CDS encoding CotH kinase family protein, producing MKVKGIKNNSRLAERMRDVIRNRKRMPAWMAGAIGIVISLFCFFGVFNYGKYLYDSGQTQLFVPVVKDLSKLDFSFIKKFAQGQAAEMDDVKIDIKFKHLLRIQYLREQAMKEKYINPAFKEEEFPAKLTFNGKTHNVKIALTGMVSRTHVGNPNKWSFEVKVKGDDTIEGMKRFAMLVPTARGYLTDWLSFRLLEELGLIDMRVNFVEVSINGKSGGVFYMEERFDKYMIESNAMREGIIFKLEKEIQPYRESKLMAGSGTRAQLLLMRRMWQDVMAGDLPADHFFDMEKMAKLFVVTDLMNNKHPLNKANIRYYFNPVTGLAEPIAREFEDLSKREPGSMRMFLEEPMPNTRHYWLEQESILGLIYDNEVFKRHYIREASVVAKREFLDEFFKKNEKELKTILHKVYRTLPFYKFPKEELYANQRHIWSVMNPEKKELLAHFYHKEEGRVSIQLENLQGLPVEVAYLSSGDAQFYPEKPVVIDSRAREGRNKLHLCYFNIPESFSWAEGGTPELQVHYNFLGLEPAKKTIPVLPAADSYALSPADKLMDKAANYTSFPFIRELEGGQVLSIPAGNWALSNPLVIPKGKHLRLEAGARIDLLEKARIISYSPVFALGREEVPVVIRSSDGSGEGLAVIGAAERSSLSYTHFEQLSSPEESGRLWGGAVTFYESPVTIYGCTFAGNRRGNSYLNIVRADLSIEHSRFTDVQANAFAGYYCTGSAGNVTFLNVEKDGIALTSAKMDLSNIFMGRIGNKGIVAGEDTELSARWVDIRGAGVALAGEGRSKVALSDAQLLQSRVGISLSQELPGYEDTFASLSKVDIQGAETPYSVGKNSRLVVDGKVFGE from the coding sequence ATGAAAGTCAAAGGAATTAAAAATAACTCCCGCCTTGCCGAAAGAATGCGCGATGTGATCCGGAACCGGAAACGGATGCCGGCCTGGATGGCGGGGGCCATCGGAATTGTCATCTCCCTGTTCTGTTTTTTCGGGGTGTTCAATTATGGAAAATATCTGTATGACTCCGGGCAGACACAGCTTTTTGTGCCCGTTGTGAAAGACCTTTCCAAACTGGATTTCTCCTTTATTAAGAAATTCGCTCAGGGGCAGGCGGCGGAAATGGACGACGTCAAGATCGACATCAAGTTCAAACACCTGCTGCGGATCCAGTACCTGCGCGAGCAGGCGATGAAGGAAAAATACATCAACCCTGCTTTCAAAGAAGAAGAATTTCCGGCCAAGCTGACCTTCAACGGCAAAACCCACAATGTGAAGATCGCCCTGACGGGCATGGTGTCGAGAACCCACGTCGGCAATCCCAATAAGTGGTCGTTTGAGGTGAAAGTAAAGGGAGACGACACCATTGAGGGCATGAAGCGCTTTGCCATGCTGGTGCCTACTGCCCGGGGTTACCTGACCGATTGGCTGAGCTTCCGGTTGCTGGAAGAACTGGGCCTGATCGACATGAGGGTGAACTTTGTGGAGGTCTCCATCAACGGCAAATCCGGAGGCGTATTTTATATGGAGGAACGCTTCGACAAGTACATGATCGAGAGCAATGCCATGCGCGAAGGCATCATCTTCAAGCTGGAAAAAGAAATACAACCCTACCGGGAAAGCAAACTGATGGCAGGCTCCGGAACCCGCGCCCAGTTGCTGCTCATGAGAAGGATGTGGCAGGATGTAATGGCGGGCGACCTGCCTGCCGACCATTTTTTCGACATGGAAAAAATGGCGAAGCTGTTCGTCGTTACCGACCTGATGAACAACAAACACCCGCTGAACAAGGCCAACATCCGCTATTACTTCAACCCCGTCACCGGCCTGGCCGAGCCCATCGCCCGCGAATTTGAGGACCTCAGCAAGCGCGAGCCGGGCAGCATGAGGATGTTCCTGGAAGAACCCATGCCGAATACGCGCCACTACTGGCTGGAGCAGGAATCCATCCTCGGCCTGATCTACGACAACGAGGTATTCAAGCGCCACTACATCCGCGAGGCCAGCGTGGTCGCCAAACGGGAATTCCTGGATGAATTCTTCAAAAAGAATGAAAAGGAACTAAAAACAATTTTGCACAAGGTGTACCGCACCCTGCCCTTTTACAAATTCCCCAAAGAGGAACTGTACGCCAACCAGAGGCATATCTGGTCGGTAATGAATCCGGAAAAGAAGGAACTTCTGGCCCATTTCTACCACAAGGAAGAAGGCCGGGTAAGCATTCAACTGGAAAACCTTCAGGGCCTGCCCGTTGAAGTGGCCTACCTCAGCTCCGGAGATGCTCAGTTTTATCCGGAAAAGCCGGTGGTGATCGACTCCCGCGCCCGGGAGGGGCGCAATAAGCTGCACCTTTGCTACTTCAATATCCCCGAAAGCTTTTCATGGGCCGAAGGAGGCACTCCGGAATTGCAGGTTCACTACAATTTCCTGGGACTGGAGCCCGCTAAAAAAACGATCCCCGTTCTTCCTGCTGCCGACAGCTATGCCTTATCGCCCGCCGATAAGCTGATGGACAAAGCTGCCAATTATACTTCCTTCCCCTTTATACGGGAACTGGAAGGCGGGCAAGTCCTGTCCATCCCCGCCGGCAACTGGGCGTTATCCAACCCGCTGGTTATCCCCAAAGGCAAGCATCTGCGGCTGGAGGCCGGCGCCCGGATCGACCTGCTGGAAAAAGCCCGGATCATCAGCTATTCGCCGGTATTTGCCCTGGGCAGAGAAGAAGTGCCGGTGGTGATCCGCTCTTCCGACGGGTCGGGAGAAGGGCTGGCCGTCATCGGAGCGGCGGAGCGTTCCAGTTTGTCCTATACCCATTTCGAGCAGTTGTCCAGCCCCGAAGAGTCCGGCCGCCTGTGGGGCGGCGCCGTTACCTTCTATGAGTCGCCTGTGACCATTTATGGCTGCACCTTCGCCGGCAACCGGCGGGGCAACAGCTACCTGAATATCGTCCGGGCCGACCTCTCCATCGAACATAGCCGGTTTACGGACGTGCAAGCCAACGCTTTCGCCGGTTACTACTGCACCGGCTCGGCCGGCAACGTTACCTTCCTGAATGTGGAAAAGGACGGCATAGCCCTCACCAGCGCCAAAATGGACTTGTCCAATATCTTCATGGGCCGAATCGGCAACAAAGGCATCGTCGCCGGGGAAGACACCGAGCTGTCCGCCCGCTGGGTCGACATCCGCGGAGCGGGCGTTGCCCTCGCCGGCGAGGGCCGCTCCAAAGTGGCGCTCTCCGACGCCCAGTTGCTGCAGAGCCGCGTGGGCATCAGCCTGTCCCAGGAACTGCCCGGTTATGAAGACACTTTTGCCTCTTTGAGCAAGGTGGATATTCAGGGGGCGGAAACGCCGTATTCGGTGGGGAAGAATAGTCGGCTGGTGGTGGATGGGAAGG
- a CDS encoding ABC transporter permease, whose amino-acid sequence MLKNHLLIAFRALMKYKSNTAIHVLGLSMGLACCLLIYTFIQYHRSFDRHHEKAGRIYRVGMIDYAEGEKERGGNTPYPLAVALRNDFPDWEQVARIHTGQEILAVLPDGRKFEGAALFAEPEWLDIFDFETLEGDPRHALSQPGQVALTRSAAQRYFGEEEALGKTFELDGELPLSVGAVVEDIPATSHLRGDMLVSFASLEDYYPFDTESWGFVTGGSTYVLLPEQASIGAINEQLKGFVSKYYDEDEAAITEFVLQPLSDIHFNTDFEVSGGAPSIDARYLWFFGAIGLMILLVACINFINLSTAHAIRRVREIAVRKVIGADRRQLIVQFLAEAFLISVAAAAIAAVSGQLALSRLNALLGLQMELNWGSNPAPAVFLLISVLLVTLLAGAYPAFVISGFKPVNALKGKVGESLRGTLYLRRGLVAGQFCISILLIIGTLVVSRQLRYFQNRNLGFRQDAILTVDLPEPGVYPALREEWLREPGIEEVCFSFGPPTSRGSVGTRLYREAGNERTAIDFVLKAAEPNFDNLFELDIIVGRELQEADGRLATPDDPEAEGQYNILVNEQMVQKLGFERPEDIIGKQYELGINHINATIVGVVRDFNMKSLHHPIEPVVIMPFPYFYYVAALKVQMDKVSEAIPPIGQAWSRQFPKGLFKYDFLDDTIAQLYQEEARLSRLFLLFAGLAIFIACLGLWGLVAFITRQRTKEVGIRKVLGASVARIILLLTREFTWLVGAAFLIAAPLAWWGAQKWLANFPYRVHLDAWIFLAAGALVLLAAWLTVGYKAVRAALANPVEALGSE is encoded by the coding sequence ATGCTAAAGAACCATCTGCTAATCGCCTTTCGCGCCCTGATGAAGTACAAAAGCAATACTGCTATTCACGTACTGGGCCTTTCCATGGGGTTGGCCTGTTGCCTGCTGATCTATACCTTCATTCAGTACCACCGAAGTTTTGACCGGCATCATGAAAAGGCCGGGCGCATTTACCGGGTGGGCATGATCGATTATGCAGAAGGAGAAAAGGAGCGTGGCGGGAATACGCCTTACCCCTTAGCTGTTGCCCTTCGCAACGACTTTCCGGATTGGGAGCAGGTGGCGCGCATCCATACAGGCCAAGAGATTTTGGCGGTGTTGCCCGATGGGCGGAAGTTTGAAGGAGCGGCCCTCTTTGCCGAACCGGAATGGCTCGACATTTTTGATTTTGAAACCCTGGAGGGCGATCCCCGCCATGCGTTGTCTCAGCCGGGGCAGGTAGCGCTTACCCGTTCGGCGGCGCAGCGGTACTTCGGCGAGGAGGAAGCGCTGGGCAAAACCTTTGAACTGGATGGCGAGCTGCCCTTGTCGGTAGGGGCGGTGGTGGAGGACATACCCGCCACTTCTCACCTGCGCGGCGATATGTTGGTGAGTTTTGCTTCCCTCGAAGATTATTATCCCTTCGACACCGAATCCTGGGGGTTTGTCACCGGCGGCAGTACGTATGTGTTGCTGCCGGAGCAGGCAAGCATCGGGGCCATTAATGAGCAACTTAAGGGCTTTGTCAGCAAGTATTACGACGAGGATGAAGCCGCCATCACCGAATTTGTATTGCAACCCCTGAGCGATATTCATTTCAATACAGATTTTGAAGTGTCCGGCGGGGCGCCGAGTATTGACGCAAGATACCTGTGGTTCTTCGGCGCCATCGGCCTGATGATATTGCTGGTGGCTTGTATCAATTTCATCAACCTGTCTACCGCTCATGCCATTCGGCGGGTGCGGGAGATCGCCGTCCGCAAAGTGATCGGCGCCGATCGCCGGCAGCTGATCGTGCAGTTTCTGGCGGAAGCCTTCCTCATTTCAGTAGCGGCGGCGGCAATCGCGGCTGTTTCCGGGCAGTTGGCGCTGTCGCGTTTGAATGCCCTGCTGGGCCTGCAGATGGAATTGAACTGGGGGAGCAACCCCGCGCCGGCAGTGTTTTTGCTAATCTCAGTACTGCTGGTAACGCTGCTGGCAGGCGCTTATCCGGCCTTTGTCATTTCCGGGTTCAAGCCGGTGAACGCCCTCAAAGGAAAGGTGGGGGAAAGCCTCCGCGGCACCCTATACCTTCGGCGGGGGCTGGTTGCGGGGCAGTTTTGCATCTCGATCCTGCTGATCATTGGCACCCTGGTGGTTTCCCGGCAACTTCGCTATTTTCAAAACAGGAACCTGGGCTTCCGGCAGGATGCTATTCTGACTGTGGACTTGCCGGAACCGGGCGTATATCCTGCTCTAAGGGAAGAATGGCTACGCGAACCGGGCATTGAAGAAGTCTGTTTTTCCTTTGGGCCCCCGACTTCGAGGGGCAGCGTTGGCACCCGCCTTTACCGGGAGGCCGGCAACGAACGCACGGCCATCGATTTTGTGCTCAAGGCAGCAGAACCCAATTTCGATAACCTGTTTGAACTGGATATCATCGTCGGCCGGGAACTGCAGGAGGCCGACGGCCGCCTCGCCACTCCGGATGATCCGGAGGCCGAGGGCCAATACAACATCCTGGTGAATGAGCAGATGGTGCAAAAACTGGGCTTTGAGCGGCCTGAGGACATTATCGGCAAGCAGTACGAACTGGGGATTAACCACATCAACGCCACCATCGTAGGGGTCGTCCGGGATTTCAATATGAAGTCGTTGCACCATCCCATCGAACCGGTAGTGATCATGCCCTTTCCCTATTTTTACTATGTGGCGGCGCTGAAAGTGCAGATGGACAAGGTCTCCGAAGCCATCCCTCCTATTGGGCAGGCCTGGAGCCGCCAGTTTCCCAAAGGCCTGTTTAAATACGATTTTCTGGATGACACCATAGCCCAGCTTTATCAGGAGGAGGCGCGTTTGTCCCGCCTCTTCCTCTTGTTTGCCGGGTTGGCCATCTTCATCGCCTGCCTGGGCTTGTGGGGGCTGGTGGCCTTTATCACCCGGCAGCGCACCAAAGAGGTAGGCATCCGCAAGGTGCTGGGCGCCAGCGTGGCCCGCATCATCCTGTTGCTGACCCGCGAATTTACCTGGCTGGTCGGCGCTGCTTTTCTGATCGCCGCCCCTCTGGCCTGGTGGGGCGCTCAAAAATGGCTGGCCAACTTCCCCTACCGCGTCCATCTGGATGCCTGGATATTCCTGGCCGCCGGCGCCCTGGTGCTGCTCGCCGCCTGGCTGACGGTGGGCTACAAGGCGGTGCGCGCTGCGCTGGCGAATCCGGTGGAGGCGCTGGGGAGCGAATGA
- a CDS encoding ABC transporter permease: MLHHYLTIIRRLLTREWGYSLINLSGLALGLAAMLLAFAFIRDESQYDAFHGKADRIFRVNKWAKEDSGERFLVAETPGLMAPTMKQDYPEVEAATHFAPWFDEVLLTYENRSVKTESLAFADTNFLQLFDFEVIRGDASALAAPGQLLLTPKLAAALFGEENPIGKAVQGLNDKMYTVAGIIAEPPRRSHLQFEALASWGSTEPGSGFHDFNFMNNWLGQTVYTYLLLKDAGQEATLEAKLPAFVGQYMSNRTERYDFFLQPLSEVYLHSDNIRYLRGNKYGSAVFLRTFSIIALLVLLIACFNYINISTAKSVERGREIGVKKVLGAGRRALLMQFLAETFVFVSLAAVLAVVLAHFLAPRFNSLFGRDIPVESLSDSPALGFLGLAILSVSLLAGAFPAVVLSGFRPIQVLKSGRAEARGSAGPRSVLTALQLSLSVGLIAGTIVLNQQFDFMLSKDLGFDKEQVLVMDTPPGVERKSELFRTELKQLPGVESVSICQAAIRSGTFGTTVLPEGSNGKEVPAQEYRVAENFLETFGIELAAGRFLSTQFPTDTSIGALVVNEQMVRQMGWEEPLGKTIKFSADGMAYPIVGVVKDFHFDTFQQPIGPLVMYLDGRKNHISVRFSREQLSSLLPALGQLWESYESRFPFDYYFLDESFAKDYLAEQRMVKVVGLFSLLAIFIACLGLYGLAAFTVARRVKEIGIRKVLGASVGNILLLLHRRLLYLTLVGFLLGGALSWYLLHAWLEQYAYAIRLSPWTFALAGLLTLVVASLAVLLQSLRAALGNPVKALRYE, encoded by the coding sequence ATGCTACACCACTACCTGACCATCATCCGCCGCCTGCTCACCCGAGAGTGGGGGTATTCCCTGATCAACCTGAGCGGGTTGGCGCTGGGGCTGGCCGCCATGCTGCTGGCCTTTGCCTTCATCCGGGATGAATCGCAATACGATGCCTTTCACGGCAAAGCGGATCGGATCTTCCGGGTCAACAAGTGGGCAAAGGAAGATAGCGGCGAGCGTTTCCTGGTGGCGGAGACGCCCGGCCTTATGGCGCCCACGATGAAACAGGATTACCCGGAGGTGGAAGCCGCCACGCACTTTGCGCCCTGGTTTGACGAGGTTTTGCTGACCTACGAGAACCGGTCTGTAAAAACGGAGAGCCTGGCCTTTGCCGACACCAATTTTTTGCAGCTCTTCGATTTTGAGGTAATCCGGGGAGATGCCTCCGCCCTGGCGGCGCCGGGGCAACTGCTGCTCACGCCGAAGCTGGCGGCAGCTTTGTTCGGCGAGGAGAATCCCATCGGCAAGGCGGTGCAGGGGCTGAACGATAAAATGTATACAGTGGCGGGCATCATAGCCGAACCGCCCCGGCGATCTCACCTTCAGTTTGAAGCCCTGGCTTCCTGGGGCTCTACCGAGCCCGGCTCTGGCTTCCACGATTTCAATTTTATGAATAACTGGCTGGGGCAAACGGTTTATACCTACCTCTTGCTGAAGGACGCCGGGCAGGAAGCCACCCTGGAAGCCAAGCTGCCGGCCTTCGTCGGGCAGTATATGTCCAACCGAACCGAAAGGTATGACTTCTTCCTGCAACCCCTTTCGGAGGTATATCTGCATTCGGATAACATCCGCTACCTGCGCGGCAATAAATACGGCAGCGCCGTTTTCCTGCGCACCTTTTCCATCATCGCCCTTCTGGTGCTGCTCATCGCCTGTTTCAATTACATCAACATCAGCACCGCCAAGTCGGTAGAGCGGGGCAGGGAGATCGGGGTGAAAAAGGTGTTGGGCGCTGGCCGCCGCGCCCTGCTGATGCAGTTTCTGGCGGAGACCTTTGTTTTCGTAAGCCTTGCAGCGGTTCTTGCCGTTGTGCTGGCCCATTTTCTGGCGCCCCGTTTCAATTCGCTGTTTGGCAGAGACATCCCCGTTGAATCGCTGAGTGATAGCCCGGCGCTCGGGTTCCTGGGGTTGGCCATTTTGTCAGTGAGCCTGCTGGCCGGCGCTTTTCCAGCCGTCGTCCTGTCCGGTTTCCGACCGATCCAGGTATTGAAAAGCGGCAGGGCGGAAGCCCGGGGCAGCGCCGGCCCGCGCTCGGTGCTGACGGCGTTGCAGTTGTCCCTGAGCGTGGGGCTGATTGCGGGCACTATTGTGCTGAACCAACAATTCGACTTTATGCTGTCTAAAGACCTGGGCTTCGACAAGGAGCAGGTTCTGGTGATGGATACACCGCCTGGTGTGGAGCGCAAGAGCGAGCTGTTTCGCACCGAGCTGAAGCAGTTGCCGGGCGTAGAGTCCGTTTCTATTTGCCAGGCGGCCATCCGGTCGGGCACCTTTGGCACCACCGTTCTACCCGAAGGCAGCAATGGCAAAGAGGTGCCCGCCCAGGAATACCGGGTAGCGGAAAACTTCCTGGAGACCTTCGGCATCGAGTTGGCAGCCGGGCGCTTCCTTTCTACCCAATTCCCGACCGACACCTCCATCGGGGCGCTGGTGGTCAACGAACAGATGGTGCGGCAGATGGGCTGGGAGGAGCCGCTGGGCAAGACGATAAAATTCTCGGCCGATGGCATGGCCTATCCCATCGTAGGAGTAGTCAAAGATTTTCATTTTGACACGTTTCAGCAGCCCATCGGCCCGCTGGTGATGTACCTGGACGGGCGAAAAAACCACATTTCCGTCCGGTTCAGCCGCGAACAGTTGTCAAGCCTGCTTCCCGCCCTCGGCCAGCTTTGGGAATCCTACGAATCGCGCTTCCCTTTCGATTATTATTTTCTGGATGAATCATTTGCCAAAGACTACCTGGCGGAGCAGAGGATGGTCAAAGTGGTGGGGCTCTTTTCCCTGCTGGCCATCTTCATCGCCTGCCTGGGCCTGTATGGGCTGGCGGCCTTTACGGTGGCCCGGCGGGTCAAAGAGATTGGCATCCGCAAAGTGCTGGGGGCTTCGGTGGGCAACATCTTGTTGCTCCTGCACCGCCGCTTGCTCTACCTCACCCTGGTGGGCTTCCTCCTGGGCGGCGCCTTGTCATGGTACTTGCTGCACGCCTGGCTGGAACAGTATGCTTATGCCATTCGCTTGTCCCCCTGGACCTTCGCCCTGGCGGGCCTGTTAACACTTGTAGTGGCCAGCCTGGCGGTGCTCTTGCAGTCGCTGCGGGCCGCATTAGGCAACCCTGTGAAGGCACTGCGCTATGAATAG
- a CDS encoding ABC transporter permease, whose translation MFRNYLKTALRNLFKNKLFSSVNIFGLAIGMTACLLILQYVAWEQSYDQFHANKERIYRIAMEKYEPGEAIQNFAFTFPAVAPHLLRDFPEVEKAVRLRRTGGIVAYKDQRYGEQGIVYADSSLFDMFSFEVVKGDIKAALRQPHKGAISESTAKKYFGAQNPIGETIEVGTGGTPFEVAAVFQDIPENSHLAFDFAFSYVTYIDLMAARGGDAENSWGWSDFYTYVMLRPGADITSLEEQLPAFAERYMGEQMEDLNFKIRFFPQPLEDIYLHSRLAYEFQPTGNARYVYAMMAIALFIIFIAWFNYINLSTARSLDRAREVGVRKVVGARRGQLLRQFLLESALVNFAALGLALMAANSLMPVFGRLVGKDISFFLLREPWFWGFVAALFAGGALLAGLYPAVVLSGHRPIKVLKSNKSAAAGSGGNLRKGLVALQFVATIALIAGSLAIYRQINFMRHKDLGIDIEQTLVLRDMAYKDSSYTEQIRSFKEELQRHPDVRGVAASGDVPGKEVGNSWGLRWAKSPNSGYKRFRTFLVDRQFFGQYGAELIAGREFNEPFETDRQATVLNETAVRVFGFESPEAALGEEIVAADGQSLGRVVGVIKDYHQESLQFDFKPICYYYQPYGYTYYSLKAEASNPQELVRFAENQWKAHFPESPASTFFLDDFYEAQYQADLRFGYAFGLFTLLAILVACLGLFGLSSFSVAQRTKEIGIRKVLGASVSQILMMLSKEYVRLVLVASLLALPVAYYFLDRWLDNYAYGISLSWWFFLLPVILALAIAAMTVSWQAVKAAVRNPVEALRYE comes from the coding sequence ATGTTCAGGAACTACCTCAAGACCGCCCTCCGCAACTTATTCAAGAACAAGCTCTTTTCTTCCGTCAACATCTTTGGCCTGGCCATTGGCATGACGGCCTGCCTGCTCATCCTGCAGTACGTAGCCTGGGAGCAGAGCTACGACCAGTTTCACGCCAATAAAGAGCGCATCTACCGGATCGCCATGGAGAAGTACGAACCGGGAGAGGCTATTCAGAATTTTGCGTTTACTTTTCCTGCAGTGGCGCCGCACTTACTGCGCGATTTTCCCGAAGTGGAGAAAGCCGTCCGGCTGCGGAGGACCGGAGGGATAGTAGCCTATAAAGACCAGCGCTACGGCGAGCAGGGCATCGTATACGCCGATTCTTCCCTTTTTGATATGTTTTCTTTTGAAGTGGTCAAAGGCGACATAAAGGCCGCCCTCCGCCAGCCTCATAAAGGAGCCATTTCGGAATCGACGGCCAAAAAATACTTCGGCGCCCAAAACCCCATTGGAGAAACCATCGAGGTGGGGACCGGAGGCACACCCTTTGAAGTGGCCGCCGTTTTTCAGGACATTCCGGAAAATTCCCACCTGGCCTTCGACTTCGCCTTTTCCTACGTGACCTACATCGACCTGATGGCTGCCCGGGGCGGCGATGCCGAGAACAGTTGGGGCTGGTCGGACTTTTACACCTATGTCATGCTGCGGCCGGGCGCCGATATAACTTCTCTGGAAGAACAATTGCCTGCCTTTGCCGAGCGGTATATGGGCGAGCAGATGGAAGATCTCAATTTTAAAATCCGCTTTTTCCCTCAGCCGCTGGAAGATATTTACCTGCATTCCAGGCTGGCTTACGAATTCCAGCCCACGGGCAATGCCCGCTACGTATACGCCATGATGGCCATTGCCTTGTTTATCATTTTCATAGCCTGGTTCAATTACATCAACCTCTCCACGGCCCGCTCGCTGGACCGGGCGCGGGAGGTCGGGGTTCGCAAGGTCGTCGGCGCGCGGCGGGGGCAGCTGCTGCGGCAGTTCTTGCTGGAATCGGCGCTGGTCAATTTTGCGGCCCTGGGCCTGGCCCTGATGGCGGCAAACAGCCTGATGCCCGTCTTCGGCCGGCTGGTGGGAAAGGATATCAGCTTTTTCCTGTTGCGGGAACCCTGGTTCTGGGGTTTTGTGGCCGCCCTCTTTGCCGGCGGTGCCCTGCTGGCGGGCCTCTATCCCGCCGTCGTCCTCTCCGGGCATCGCCCCATAAAGGTGTTGAAAAGCAACAAATCAGCCGCTGCCGGCTCCGGCGGCAATTTGCGAAAGGGGCTGGTCGCCCTGCAGTTCGTCGCCACCATTGCCCTCATTGCCGGCTCCCTGGCCATTTACCGCCAGATCAACTTTATGCGCCATAAAGACCTGGGCATTGATATAGAACAGACGCTGGTGTTGAGGGACATGGCCTACAAGGACAGCTCTTACACAGAACAAATCCGGTCTTTTAAAGAGGAACTGCAACGCCATCCGGACGTGCGCGGCGTGGCGGCTTCCGGCGATGTGCCGGGCAAGGAGGTAGGCAACTCCTGGGGCCTCCGATGGGCGAAATCTCCCAACAGCGGGTATAAGCGGTTCCGCACTTTTTTAGTCGACCGCCAATTCTTTGGGCAATACGGGGCCGAACTGATAGCCGGGCGGGAGTTCAACGAACCTTTTGAAACCGACCGCCAGGCCACGGTGCTCAACGAAACCGCAGTGCGGGTATTCGGCTTTGAAAGCCCGGAGGCTGCACTGGGCGAGGAGATTGTGGCCGCCGACGGGCAAAGCCTGGGGCGCGTAGTCGGCGTCATCAAAGACTACCATCAGGAGTCGCTGCAATTCGACTTCAAACCCATCTGTTACTATTATCAGCCGTATGGGTATACCTATTACTCTCTGAAGGCAGAGGCCTCCAACCCGCAGGAGCTGGTGCGCTTCGCCGAAAACCAATGGAAGGCCCATTTCCCGGAATCGCCGGCGAGCACCTTTTTTCTGGATGATTTTTACGAGGCCCAATACCAGGCCGACCTGCGCTTCGGTTATGCCTTCGGCCTGTTCACCCTGCTGGCCATCCTGGTGGCCTGCCTGGGCTTGTTTGGCTTGTCGTCCTTCAGCGTAGCCCAGCGGACGAAGGAGATCGGCATCCGCAAGGTGCTGGGCGCCAGCGTTTCCCAGATTCTGATGATGCTGTCGAAGGAGTACGTCCGCCTGGTGCTGGTTGCCTCATTGCTGGCCCTGCCGGTAGCCTACTACTTCCTGGACAGGTGGCTGGATAATTACGCATACGGCATCAGCCTGAGCTGGTGGTTCTTCCTTTTGCCGGTCATACTGGCCCTGGCCATCGCGGCAATGACGGTGAGCTGGCAGGCGGTGAAGGCGGCGGTGAGGAATCCGGTGGAGGCCTTGCGGTATGAGTGA
- a CDS encoding PIN domain-containing protein, whose translation MKKIFLDSDVLLDLLLDREPFMDDIAEIIEESISSEVKLCVSPISITNINYIIGKLANQKKAETQTKKILKIVNVENVGQAIINKAADSKFKDFEDGVQNYCAEESGHEIIITRNTKDYKESELSILTPREYLAKIQNE comes from the coding sequence ATGAAAAAAATATTTTTAGACTCCGATGTGCTTTTAGATTTATTGCTTGATAGAGAACCTTTTATGGATGATATCGCTGAAATAATTGAAGAATCCATATCCTCAGAAGTTAAGCTTTGTGTTTCGCCAATAAGTATTACGAACATAAACTACATAATTGGGAAACTGGCGAATCAAAAGAAAGCAGAAACACAAACAAAGAAAATTCTAAAGATCGTCAATGTAGAGAATGTTGGACAGGCAATAATTAACAAGGCAGCCGATTCAAAATTTAAGGACTTTGAAGATGGGGTTCAAAATTATTGTGCAGAGGAATCGGGACATGAAATAATAATTACAAGAAATACGAAAGATTACAAAGAAAGCGAGTTATCAATTTTGACACCAAGAGAATATTTAGCCAAAATTCAAAATGAATAG
- a CDS encoding SUMF1/EgtB/PvdO family nonheme iron enzyme — MQARYYPDMVLVPGGTFEMGCKKGSGQECPDYERLHTVSLDSFWMARTETTVWQYFLYTKTSKGKKQPRGTGDEPVAFASWFDAVEYANWVSKQLGKEEAIDHKGEVYQVTLRSPGYRLPTEAEWEYAAKGGRQNQGFVYSGSKVLDSVGWYDGNSDLETHLIAKKDPNELGLYDMSGNLWEWCWDWSVKEYYRNSPRKNPPGPNSGTLRVLRGGSWGYSQKEASCFHRDKDIPSGRGQDYGFRLARAAGVE, encoded by the coding sequence ATGCAGGCCAGATATTACCCCGACATGGTGCTGGTGCCGGGAGGAACCTTCGAAATGGGATGTAAAAAAGGCTCAGGCCAGGAATGTCCCGATTACGAAAGGTTGCATACCGTAAGTCTCGACTCCTTTTGGATGGCGCGGACGGAGACGACCGTTTGGCAGTATTTTCTGTATACCAAAACCAGCAAAGGCAAAAAACAACCCAGAGGAACCGGCGATGAACCGGTAGCATTTGCCAGTTGGTTCGACGCGGTGGAATATGCCAATTGGGTGAGTAAGCAATTGGGAAAGGAAGAAGCCATTGACCATAAAGGAGAGGTTTATCAGGTGACCCTGCGATCACCGGGCTACCGCCTGCCTACGGAGGCGGAATGGGAATATGCCGCCAAAGGAGGAAGGCAGAACCAGGGATTCGTATACAGTGGTAGCAAGGTCCTGGATTCAGTGGGCTGGTATGATGGCAATTCAGATTTGGAAACACACCTGATAGCGAAAAAAGACCCAAATGAACTGGGATTGTACGATATGAGCGGCAACCTGTGGGAATGGTGTTGGGACTGGTCCGTTAAAGAGTATTACCGTAATAGTCCCAGGAAAAATCCCCCAGGCCCAAATTCAGGCACGCTCCGCGTATTGCGTGGAGGATCCTGGGGCTACTCCCAGAAAGAGGCGAGTTGTTTCCATCGCGATAAAGACATACCAAGCGGCAGGGGCCAAGACTACGGTTTCCGCCTCGCCCGAGCAGCAGGCGTAGAATGA